The Neorhizobium sp. NCHU2750 genome contains the following window.
TTTGCGATCGACGACACCGCCTTCGTTGATGACGGCATAATGATCAATTCGCGCTTCCTCGATGGCAAGACAACCGACGAAGCCTTCCAGATCGTCGCCGACAAGCTGGCCGCGCAGACGCTCGGTAATGCGGCCCAGGGTGAATTGAAGGTCAATTTCCGCCTGCGCGACTGGGGTATCTCCCGTCAGCGCTATTGGGGCTGCCCAATCCCGGTCATCCACTGCGAAGTGTGCGGCGTCGTGCCTGTTCCGAAGAAGGACCTGCCGGTCAAGCTGCCCGACGATGTCACCTTCGATCTGCCCGGCAATCCGCTCGATCGTCACCCGACCTGGCGCCATGTCTCCTGCCCGCAATGCGGACATGATGCGCGTCGCGAGACAGACACGATGGATACGTTCGTCGATTCCAGCTGGTATTTCACCCGCTTCACGGCCCCCTGGCTGAATGAACCCACCGATCCAAAGGTTGCCAACCGCTGGCTGCCGGTCGACCAGTATATCGGCGGCATCGAACACGCGATCCTGCACCTGCTCTATTCACGCTTCTTCACCCGCGCCATGCGCGAGACCGGGCATGTGGACGTCAAGGAACCCTTCAAGGGCCTGTTTACCCAGGGCATGGTCGTGCACGAGACCTATCGCCTCGGCGCCGAAGGCCAGAAGGGCGAATGGGTCTCTCCGGCCGATATCAGGATCGAGGAAGTCGACGGCAAGCGCGTCGCATCGCTGCTGAAGAGCGGCGAGGAAGTCACCATCGGCTCGATCGAGAAGATGTCGAAGTCGAAGAAGAACGTCGTCGACCCCGACGATATCATCGCCTCCTATGGTGCCGATACCGCCCGCTTCTTCGTTCTCTCCGACAGCCCGCCGGACCGTGACGTCATCTGGTCGGAAGCCGGCGTCGAAGGTGCCCACCGCTTCACCCAGCGTCTCTGGCGCCTGATCTCGGAAGCTGCCGACAAGCTCAAGACCGTTGCACCGGCAGCAGCGAAGGAAGGCGATGCGCTGGCGATCTCACAGCTCGCTCACAAGACGCTGCAGGCGGTCCAGGCTGATCTGGACAAATTGTCCTTCAACAAGGCCGTGGCACGCATCTATGAGCTTGTGAATGCGCTTGCAGCACCACTGACCGATGTCGCCGCCGGCAAGGGTGATGACGCCTATCGCGCCGCAGTCCGCGATGCCGCGGAAATCCTCGTGCAGATCGTTGCGCCGATGACGCCGCATCTCGCTGAGGAATGCTGGGCAGTGCTCGGCAATGGCGAGATGGTATCGAAGACCGCGTGGCCGACATTCGATCCGGCATTGGTCGTCGAGAGTGATGTCACACTGCCGGTACAGATCAACGGCAAGAAGCGCGCCGAATTGACAATCGCCCGCGACGCGGATCAAACTGCTGTCGAAGCTGCGGTTTTGGCATTGGATGCAGTCAAGGCGGCTCTTGATGGCCGCGCGCCGAAGAAAGTCATCGTCGTCCCACAGAGGATCGTGAACATTGTTGCCTGACCGCTCATCTCTGCCGCGTCGTTCCGCACTCCTGCTCGGGCTTGCGCTCTGCGCCGGCCTGGCCGGCTGCCAGGTTCGCCCGCTTTATTCCCAGGCTGGCGGCGTGCAGCCGAAGCTGGCCTCCGTCTCGTTTTCGCAGCCGACAAGTCGCGTCGAGCAGGTCGTCCGCAACGAGCTCGTATTCCTCGTTGCAGGCGGCGCTGGCGAGCCTCTGAAGC
Protein-coding sequences here:
- the leuS gene encoding leucine--tRNA ligase; this translates as MATERYNPRDAEPRWQQNWNEAKVFETDNADPREKYYVLEMFPYPSGRIHMGHVRNYAMGDVVARYKRARGFNVLHPMGWDAFGMPAENAARDNKTHPKSWTYQNIASMKKQLKAMGLSLDWSREFATCDVEYYQQQQHLFLDMMEKGLVYRKQSKVNWDPVDQTVLANEQVIDGRGWRSGALVEQRELVQWFFKITDFSQDLLDELDHLDQWPEKVRLMQKNWIGRSEGMALRWEIVSSTAPAGETEVTVYTTRPDTLFGASFLAIAADHPLAKTAAAKNPAIESFAEECRRQGTSLAALETAEKKGIDTGIRVKHPLDPSWELPVYVANFVLMEYGTGAIFGCPAGDQRDLDFARKYDLPVIPVVMPKDGDAASFAIDDTAFVDDGIMINSRFLDGKTTDEAFQIVADKLAAQTLGNAAQGELKVNFRLRDWGISRQRYWGCPIPVIHCEVCGVVPVPKKDLPVKLPDDVTFDLPGNPLDRHPTWRHVSCPQCGHDARRETDTMDTFVDSSWYFTRFTAPWLNEPTDPKVANRWLPVDQYIGGIEHAILHLLYSRFFTRAMRETGHVDVKEPFKGLFTQGMVVHETYRLGAEGQKGEWVSPADIRIEEVDGKRVASLLKSGEEVTIGSIEKMSKSKKNVVDPDDIIASYGADTARFFVLSDSPPDRDVIWSEAGVEGAHRFTQRLWRLISEAADKLKTVAPAAAKEGDALAISQLAHKTLQAVQADLDKLSFNKAVARIYELVNALAAPLTDVAAGKGDDAYRAAVRDAAEILVQIVAPMTPHLAEECWAVLGNGEMVSKTAWPTFDPALVVESDVTLPVQINGKKRAELTIARDADQTAVEAAVLALDAVKAALDGRAPKKVIVVPQRIVNIVA